A genomic window from Triticum urartu cultivar G1812 chromosome 7, Tu2.1, whole genome shotgun sequence includes:
- the LOC125522065 gene encoding chloroplast envelope quinone oxidoreductase homolog isoform X1: MTTPTTTPAKMRAVLYDACGRGAASLKLQHVEVPVPSAKKNEVLLKLQAATVNPLDWKIQKGDLRPLLPRRLPFIPVTDIAGVIVDVGPGVNGLTAGDQVVAKLNSLNGGGLAEYAVAPANLTVKRPAKVSAAEGAGLPIAAGTALQALRSIGAKFDGTGKPLNVLITAASGGVGLYAVQLAKLANLHVTATCGARNMDLVKSLGADEVMDYRTPEGATLRSPSGRKYDGVVHCTVGVSWSSFQLLLSDAGRVIDITPNLSAILTYVLHRVTFSKKRLVPQLLLSLNKADLEFLVGLLEEGKLKTVIDSRFPLSDAGKAWQSSIDGHATGKIVVEMES; the protein is encoded by the exons ATGACCACCCCAACGACGACGCCGGCGAAGATGCGGGCCGTGCTTTATGACGCCTGCGGCCGAGGCGCCGCCAGCCTCAAG CTGCAGCATGTAGAAGTCCCCGTCCCTTCAGCAAAGAAGAATGAGGTCCTGTTGAAACTACAAGCTGCAACCGTGAATCCACTTGACTGGAAGATACAGAAAGGGGACCTGCGGCCTCTGCTGCCTCGTAGACTGCCTTTTATTCCAG TGACTGATATCGCAGGAGTAATTGTTGATGTTGGTCCTGGAGTGAATGGTCTCACAGCGGGTGATCAAGTTGTCGCCAAGTTGAACTCTCTT AATGGAGGTGGACTTGCAGAGTACGCGGTAGCACCCGCGAACCTGACTGTCAAAAGGCCAGCTAAGGTTTCTGCAGCTGAGGGTGCTGGCCTTCCCATTGCTGCAGGCACTGCGCTCCAGGCGCTGAGGTCCATTGGGGCCAAGTTTGACGGCACCGGCAAGCCTCTGAATGTGTTGATCACCGCTGCCTCTGGTGGCGTAGGCCTGTACGCGGTGCAGCTTGCAAAGCTGGCGAACCTTCATGTCACCGCCACCTGCGGCGCCCGCAACATGGATCTTGTGAAGAGCTTGGGCGCGGACGAGGTGATGGACTACAGGACCCCAGAGGGAGCGACCCTGCGGAGCCCCTCCGGCCGGAAGTACGATGGCGTGGTTCACTGCACCGTCGGTGTCAGCTGGTCGTCTTTCCAGCTGTTGCTGAGTGACGCCGGGAGAGTGATAGATATCACCCCGAACTTGTCAGCCATCCTCACATATGTGCTGCACAGGGTGACATTCTCCAAGAAGCGCCTCGTGCCCCAGCTTCTCCTGTCCCTCAACAAGGCAGACCTGGAGTTCTTGGTCGGGTTGCTCGAGGAAGGCAAGCTGAAGACGGTGATCGACTCGAGGTTCCCGTTGAGTGACGCAGGCAAGGCGTGGCAGAGCAGTATCGATGGCCATGCCACTGGCAAGATTGTCGTTGAGATGGAGAGCTGA
- the LOC125522065 gene encoding chloroplast envelope quinone oxidoreductase homolog isoform X2, giving the protein MTTPTTTPAKMRAVLYDACGRGAASLKHVEVPVPSAKKNEVLLKLQAATVNPLDWKIQKGDLRPLLPRRLPFIPVTDIAGVIVDVGPGVNGLTAGDQVVAKLNSLNGGGLAEYAVAPANLTVKRPAKVSAAEGAGLPIAAGTALQALRSIGAKFDGTGKPLNVLITAASGGVGLYAVQLAKLANLHVTATCGARNMDLVKSLGADEVMDYRTPEGATLRSPSGRKYDGVVHCTVGVSWSSFQLLLSDAGRVIDITPNLSAILTYVLHRVTFSKKRLVPQLLLSLNKADLEFLVGLLEEGKLKTVIDSRFPLSDAGKAWQSSIDGHATGKIVVEMES; this is encoded by the exons ATGACCACCCCAACGACGACGCCGGCGAAGATGCGGGCCGTGCTTTATGACGCCTGCGGCCGAGGCGCCGCCAGCCTCAAG CATGTAGAAGTCCCCGTCCCTTCAGCAAAGAAGAATGAGGTCCTGTTGAAACTACAAGCTGCAACCGTGAATCCACTTGACTGGAAGATACAGAAAGGGGACCTGCGGCCTCTGCTGCCTCGTAGACTGCCTTTTATTCCAG TGACTGATATCGCAGGAGTAATTGTTGATGTTGGTCCTGGAGTGAATGGTCTCACAGCGGGTGATCAAGTTGTCGCCAAGTTGAACTCTCTT AATGGAGGTGGACTTGCAGAGTACGCGGTAGCACCCGCGAACCTGACTGTCAAAAGGCCAGCTAAGGTTTCTGCAGCTGAGGGTGCTGGCCTTCCCATTGCTGCAGGCACTGCGCTCCAGGCGCTGAGGTCCATTGGGGCCAAGTTTGACGGCACCGGCAAGCCTCTGAATGTGTTGATCACCGCTGCCTCTGGTGGCGTAGGCCTGTACGCGGTGCAGCTTGCAAAGCTGGCGAACCTTCATGTCACCGCCACCTGCGGCGCCCGCAACATGGATCTTGTGAAGAGCTTGGGCGCGGACGAGGTGATGGACTACAGGACCCCAGAGGGAGCGACCCTGCGGAGCCCCTCCGGCCGGAAGTACGATGGCGTGGTTCACTGCACCGTCGGTGTCAGCTGGTCGTCTTTCCAGCTGTTGCTGAGTGACGCCGGGAGAGTGATAGATATCACCCCGAACTTGTCAGCCATCCTCACATATGTGCTGCACAGGGTGACATTCTCCAAGAAGCGCCTCGTGCCCCAGCTTCTCCTGTCCCTCAACAAGGCAGACCTGGAGTTCTTGGTCGGGTTGCTCGAGGAAGGCAAGCTGAAGACGGTGATCGACTCGAGGTTCCCGTTGAGTGACGCAGGCAAGGCGTGGCAGAGCAGTATCGATGGCCATGCCACTGGCAAGATTGTCGTTGAGATGGAGAGCTGA
- the LOC125520808 gene encoding histone H3.2, with protein MARTKQTARKSTGGKAPRKQLATKAARKSAPATGGVKKPHRFRPGTVALREIRKYQKSTELLIRKLPFQRLVREIAQDFKTDLRFQSSAVSALQEAAEAYLVGLFEDTNLCAIHAKRVTIMPKDIQLARRIRGERA; from the coding sequence ATGGCCCGCACGAAGCAGACGGCGCGCAAGTCGACGGGCGGCAAGGCGCCGCGGAAGCAGCTGGCCACCAAGGCGGCGCGCAAGTCGGCGCCGGCCACTGGCGGCGTGAAGAAGCCGCACCGGTTCCGCCCGGGCACCGTCGCGCTGCGCGAGATCCGCAAGTACCAGAAGAGCACGGAGCTGCTCATCCGCAAGCTCCCCTTCCAGCGCCTGGTGCGGGAGATCGCGCAGGACTTCAAGACGGACCTCcggttccagagctccgccgtgTCGGCGCTCCAGGAGGCCGCCGAGGCGTACCTGGTGGGCCTGTTCGAGGACACCAACCTCTGCGCCATCCACGCCAAGCGCGTCACCATCATGCCCAAGGACATCCAGCTCGCCCGCCGCATCCGTGGGGAGCGCGCCTAG